A segment of the Oncorhynchus kisutch isolate 150728-3 unplaced genomic scaffold, Okis_V2 scaffold753, whole genome shotgun sequence genome:
catccctccatctcctccatcatCCCTCCCTACATCTCCATCACCCATCCCTCTcctcaatccatccatccatctcctccatccatccatccctctcccctccctctcccacctgtTTATTCTTCATAGCCTCCTCTGTAGCAGCGACCCCAGCGAACAGAGCCGTCTTCTGAGCTGCTTTCAGAGCAGCCATGTTGTACACTGTCTTAGTCAGCCCCGTAGAGGTGGAGAACACCTGGTGGAGAGGAGGACCATGTTATACACTGTCTTAGTCAGCCCCGTAGATGTGGAGAACACCTGGTGGAGAGGACTCATATAGGAGAACACCTGGTGGAGAGGACTCATATAGGAGAACACCTGGTGGAGAGGACTCATATAGGAGAACACCTGGTGGAGAGGACTCATATAGGAGAACACCTGGTGGAGAGGACTCATATAGGAGAACACCTGGTGGAGAGGACTCATATAGGAGAACACCTGGTGGAGAGGACTCATATAGGAGAACACCTGGTGGAGAGGACTCATATAGGAGAACACCTGGTGGAGAGGACTCATATAGGAGAACACCTGGTGGAGAGGACTCATATAGGAGAACACCTGGTGGAGAGGACTCATATAGGAGAACACCTGGTGGAGAGGACTCATATAGGAGAACACCTGGTGGAGAGGACTTATATAGGAGAACACCTGGTGGATAGGACTCATATAGGAGAACACCTGGTGGAGAAGAGGGCAACTTAAAGGGCACCTTTCAAACTCAAGTCAAAaactatatttagatttgttgatACAGTGGACTTGTTTTCTCACCTTTCCTGCCGGTCCACTAGGGGTACTTCCTGGTTTAGAGGCGAAGCCCAGCCTCTCCTTCATTGATAGGTTGGATTTAAAGTCATTCTGTGAGGCAACACGAGAGTCTTGGTTGGGCTCTGAGCTGTCGGCAGGCAGAGGGCCCAGACGATCTTTGACGGACTGTTTCAGACTAGTGGCTGGCTGCTGCACCTGCTGGAGTTCACAACAACGTCAACAGTAAACAAACAAAGGTCAACGACAACAGGCTAGTAGGTCAACGGCGACAGGCTAGTAGGTCTACGACGACAACAGGCTAGTAGGTCTACGACGGCAACAGGCTAGTAGGTCTACGACGGCAACAGGCTAGTAGGTCTACGACGGCAACAGGCTAGTAGGTCTACGACGGCAACAGGCTAGTAGGTCTACGACGGCAACAGGCTAGTAGGTCTACGACGGCAACAGGCTAGTAGGTCTACGACGGCAACAGGCTAGTAGGTCTACGACGGCAACAGGTTAGTAGGTCAACGGCAACAGGCTAGTAGGTCAACGGCAACAGGCTAGTAGGTCAACGGCAACAGGCTAGTAGGTCAACGGCAACAGGCTAGTAGGTCAACGGCAACAGGCTAGTAGGTCTACGGCAACAGGCTAGTAGGTCAACGGCAACAGGCTAGTAGGTCAACGGCAACAGGCTAGTAGGTCAACGGCAACAGGCTAGTAGGTCAACGGCAACAGGCTAGTAGGTCAACGGCAACAGGCTAGTAGGTCAACGGCAACAGGCTAGTAGGTCAACGGCAACAGGCTAGTAGGTCAACGGCAACAGGCTAGTAGGTCAACGGCAACAGGCTAGTAGGTCAACGGCAACAGGCTAGTAGGTCAACGACAACAGGCTAGTAGGTCAACGACAACAGGCTAGGTCAACGACAACAGGCTAGGTCAACGACAACAGGCTAggtcatagagctctggtagaaaagtagtgcacttttaagggaataggctgccatatTTGGGATGTGGACTTACCATGAGTGGCTGTGGTTGATGGTGTTGCTGTCCCTGCTGTCCCATTCCCTGCTGTCCCATCTCGTCCTCACAGTGCCATAGGACTCTAATGAAGCGGTTGTTGAGAACAGCCTCAGGACTCTGCAGGGCACGCTTAGCCTCCTCGTGACTGTCGAACTGGATCAGGGCCCCCTCCGGGTCATTACCATAGGTTACCTTggggtggagacagagacagagagacagagagagagagacagagcgagacagagacagagcgagagacagagagagagagacagagcgagagacagagagagagagacagagagagagagacagagagagacagagagagagagacagagagagagagacagagagagagagacagagagagagagacagagagagaggagacagagagagagagacagagagagagagacagagagagagagacagagagagagagacagagagagagagacagagagagagagacagagagagagagacagagagacagagagacagagagagagagagagagagagagagagagagagagcgagacagagagagagagagagacagagagagagagacagagagacagagagagacagagagagcgagacagagagagcgagacagagagagcgagacagagagagcgagacagagagagcgagacagagagagcgagacagagagagcgagacagagagagagacagagagagagagagagagagacaaagagaccgagacagagagacagacagagagacagacagagagagacagacagagagacagacagagagacagacagagagacagacagagagacagacagagagacagacagagagacagacagagagacagacagagagacagacagagagacagacagagagacagacagagagacagacagagagacagacagagagacagacagagagacagacagacagagagacagacagagagacagacagagacagacagagagagagagtgagcagggGAAGATAGGGTTATGTTAACCCTCACTCACTAAGAAgaagtgcactaaatatggaGTAGTGTGCCAATAACGCAACAACAAAACAACCACAGCTTAAAGCAGAACGGTATCGTTAGCCAATCAGTCGAACCTGCAGGTTGACGATAGTCCCGAACTTGCTGAAGTGTTGGTTAAGCTTGGAGATGTTGTTGAGTCCCTGGGGGATCTGCAGGACCGACAGCTTGGTGTTTGACCCAAACGGAGccttctggttctggttctgaggGTTCTTGTTGTGGAACCCACCCTGGAGGTTCTGCTGGTTGAAGTTAGGTCTGACAGAACACATGGAGATTACCAGAAACAGCTACCGTACTGCTTGTTGTTTACCGGAAACAGCTACCGTACTGCTTGTTGTTTACCAGAAACAGCTACCGTACTGCTTGTTGTTTACCGGAAACAGCTACCGTACTGCTTGTTGTTTACCGGAAACAGCTACCGTACTGCTTGTTGTTTACCGGAAACAGCTACCGTACTGCTTGTTGTTTACCGGAAACAGCTACCGTACTGCTTGTTGTTTACCGGAAACAGCTACCGTACTGCTTGTTGTTTACCGGAAACAGCTACCGTACTGCTTGTTGTTTACCAGAAACAGCTACCGTACTGCTTGTTGTTTACCGGAAACAGCTACCGTACTGCTTGTTGTTTACCGGAAACAGCTACCGTACTGCTTGTTGTTTACCGGAAACAGCTACCGTACTGCTTGTCGTTTACCAGAAACAGCTACCGTACTGCTTGTCGTTTACCGGAAACAGCTACCGTACTGCTTGTTGTTTACCAGAAACAGCTACCGTACTGCTTGTTGTTTACAAGGTCCTTTGTCTTCTGTCTGAACCCCCAGGTATATTACCTGTTGTGGTCTATGATGGTTTAATGTTCTGTCTGAACCCCCAGGTATATTACCTGTTGTGGTCTATGATGGTTAAATGTTCTGTCTGAACCCCCAGGTATATTACCTGTTGTGGTCTATGATGGTTTAATGTTCTGTCTGAACCCCCAGGTATATTACCTGTTGTGGTCTATGATGGTTAAATGTTCTGTCTGAACCCCCAGGTATATTACCTGTTGTGGTCTATGATGGTTAAATGTTCTGTCTGAACCCCCAGGTATATTACCTGTTGTGGTCTGTGTCTCATGCCAAATCAACTGTCTAGCGGTCTCAAGGTGTGTGTTCTTGCTCGTCGgaccaaggtgtgtgtgtgtgtgtgtgttcttacttgtCGGCCCAGGGTGTGTGTTCTTACTTGTCgaaccaaggtgtgtgtgtgtgtgttcttacttgtCGGCCCAGGGTGTGTGTTCTTACTTGTCgaaccaaggtgtgtgtgtgtgtgtgttcttacttgtCGGCCCAGGGTGTGTGTTCTTACTTGTCgaaccaaggtgtgtgtgtgtgtgttcttacttgtCGGCCCAGGGTTTCTGCATTGCTCCGTGGTGTGAGACAGCAGATCTCTTCCTGGAGGCCGAGTCCAGAACGATCCTCATTCTGTTGGGCATCTGATCTGGGAATTCATTAAACAAATATGTGACTGGACTGACGAGATCAGACGAGGCCTTGACCAGTCAGGATAgagcatctctccctctctccctccctccctcataacAACGCATTACAGTCCCACCTTCCGCCTGAATCCACATCTAGACTGGTTGTGttgaggtacctctgtctctctccctctccctccctccctccacattaCAGTCCCACCTTCCACCGGAATCCACATCTAGACAGGTTGTGTTTAGGTACCTCGGTCTCTGTGAGGCAGGTCCTCAGCCATAGTCAGTCCTATGAGGTTGGGTCTCTGGGCGTTGACTCTGTGGCGATACACTGGTCTGGAGGTGTTGGTGAGGCTGGGATCCTCAGGGTTATACATGTCAGAGTCATACTGGCCTGGgagagaccacaacacagacTTAATGAAGAGACCACAACACAGACTTAATGAAGAGACCACAACACAGACTTAATGAAGAGACCACAACACAGACTAAATGAAGAGACCACAACACAGACTAGATAAAGAGACCACAACACAGACTAGATAAAGAGACCACAACACAGACTAAATGAAGAGACCACAACACAGACTAAATGTAGAGACCACAACACACACTAAATGTAGAGACCACAACACAGACTAAATGAAGAGACCACAACACAGACTAGATAAAGAGACCACAACACACACTAAATGAAGAGACCACAACACACACTAAATGAAGAGACCACAACACAGACTAAAGAGACCACAACAGACTTAACGAAGAGACCACAACACAGACTtaataagtacacacacacacagctaacacacacaccgCTACCTGGTGGGAAGAGAGGAGCCGGGGGCTGGGGGATGGAGGGTCGTGTCCCTGTGGTTACAATAGTGGGAACAGAGTTGGCGATGGAGCTAGGAGGGGCATCCATCCCTGATGCCTGGTGAGGGGGACCTGGGGGGGCACCCATCCCTGATGCCTGGTGAGGGGGACCTGGGGGGGCACCCATCCCTGATGCCTGGTGAGGGGGACCTGGGGGGAGGGGCACAGATTTAAATAAAACACTAGAATGGTTCCTGACCAAGATGGCCGCCATTCTAACATTCTAGAACGATGCAAGTCTGACATCGACACACTCTGGTGAATTATAGTCTCTGTGGAGATCTTTATAAGGTAAGGCGAACACCCGATTGGCTATGGTCGAAAGAAGCTCACCCTATAGGGAAGAGGGTTTCCATTTGGAATGACAACACATGCGACTCGAGCCACGGACTCGTTATGACAGACGGATTCACTGAATTCCTACCTGGCGGCAGGCTGGGCGGCAGGCCGGGCGGCAGGCTGCCTGTCAGGGGCACAGGGGGGCGGAGGTTGACGGGAGGTGGGGTCATGAGAGGGGGAGGTCCTGGCGGGGGCGGTAGGCCGGGAGGGGGCTGGGCGACCCCCGGgatagggggaggggcttggaaCATGTTAGGTAGATTAACGTCCTCCACCACCACTGGATCGATACCGTGGTCGAATGGGCAAATGTCCCCGCGCATACAGAAGCCTTTCTCTGGAAGACAACACAATACGGTTTAGTAACACAGCTAGAGGACAGTTAGATACAGAAGGCCTTTCTCAGGAAGACAACACAATACGGTTTAGTAACAGCTAGAGGACAGTTAGATACAGAAGGCCTTTCTCAGGAAGACAACACAATACGGTTTAGTAACACAGCTAGAGGACAGTTAGAAACAGAAGGCCTTTCTCAGGAAGACAACACAATACGGTTTAGTAACAGCTAGAGGACAGTTAGAAACAGAAGGCCTTTCTCAGGAAGACAACACAATACGGTTTAGTAACAGCTAGAGGACAGTTAGATACAGAAGGCCTTTCTCAGGAAGACAACACAATACGGTTTAGTAACACAGCTAGAGGACAGTTCGATACCATTATGTCTCTACACATACAGAACAACCCCTTGTGAAGAAGCACAGCGAGAGGACAGTTAGATACAGAAGGCCTTTCTCAGGAAGACAACACAATACGGTTTAGTAACACAGCGAGAGGACAGTTAGATACCATTATGTCTCCACACATACAGAACAACCCATTGTGAAGAAGCACAGCGAGAGGACAGTTAGATACCATTATGTCTCTACACATACAGAACAACCCATTGTGAAGAAGCACAGCGAGAGGACAGTTAGATACCATTATGTCTCCACACATACAGAACAACCCATTGTGAAGAAGCACAGCGAGAGGACAGTTAGATACCATTATGTCTCCACACATACAGAACAACCCATTGTGAAGAAGCACAGCGAGAGGACAGTTCGATACCATTATGTCTCCACACATACAGAACAACCCATTGTGAAGAAGCACAGCGAGAGGACAGTTCGATACCATTATGTCTCCACACATACAGAACAACCCATTGTGAAGAAGCACAGCGAGAGGACAGTTCGATACAAAACGGCCTTTTCCAGGAACAACAGACAGAAAAAAACCAAATTCACTCCAAACATTCTCCTTCTCGGTCATACGTCATCCCGGGCCACTAAAAGACAACTTCCTTCCTGCTTACCGTCGTAGTCACGGCAACGTTTCCTCTGTGGCGGAAGGGGCCGGTCCAGTGACTGATCCGGGTGGAAGTCCGACCAGCTGTCCGTCACCGAGGCGATGCTGTTGCTGTGGTTACCTTGAGGGGCGATCACCGTGATGGTGCTGCTGAGGGTCGGCACGGGGAACGTGGCGGTTGCCGTGGGGATCGGCAGGAGGCCTTCACCAGCTCCAACCTCCGTCCCCCGGTCTCCTCGATCGGGTTCGTACTTTGACCTCCCAGCATCCCGCTCTGTGATCAGAAGGATAGCGTCAGGAAGCAGGAAACAGTCATGATATCTAGAGCAGGCGTAGAGCCGTTGGATGTGCATGGTTTTGTTCCAACCCAACACTAGTCTAACAGCCAGACATACTGACTTTCAAAATGAATCAACCAATCATAGTCTTCTGTCTAAACCAGGAACATAAACCAGTTGTTCTGTCGGTCTCCACTCTCACCTCTGCTCTTGGAGTGGGTCCTGCTGTGACTCCTGCTACTgcggtctcggtctctctcccggTCCCTGGCCCGGTCCTTACTCCTGCTCCTACTGCGGCTGTAGCTACGGCCCCTCCTCCGGTTGTAACGGTCCCGGTACGAGTCCCGTCTCGGGGGGATGCGGTCGTAATCGTTCCGTTTCCTGGTACGGTCGTCCCTTTTACGGTCATCCCCTCGTCTGACAAAcgacagagaaggggaggggggggaggggaagacagaggaggaagagagaggggggaaagaggaggaagagagaggggggaaagaggaggtagagagaggagggagggaaagagagaggagggagggaaaggagggagagagaggaggaagagggggagagagagaggagggggagagagagaggagggggagagagagagaggagggagagagagagagaggagggagagagagagagaggagggagagagagagagaggagggagagagagagagaggagggagagagaggagggagagagagagaggagggagagagagagagagaggagagagaggagggagagaggaggaagaggaagagagagaggagggggagagagagagaggagggggagagagagagaggagggggagagagagaggagggggagagagagagaggagggagagagaggagggggagagagaggagggggaaaagaAGGGCAGAATAAAGTCATTTAGGAAACATCCCATTGAACAGAGACAGGAGCATTTATGGATcagtctcaaatagcaccctatacactatatagtgtactactattgaccaggtCCAGTAGAGTAATTTAATAGGGAACTATGTCCCTCACCTGTTGTCAATGGGgggctgtagttcacactgacctgctgtagttcacactgacctgctgtagttcacactgacctgctgtagttcacactgacctgctgtagttcacactgacctgcggtttctactgtagttcacactgacctgctgtctctactgtagttcacactgacctgctgtctctactgtagttcccactgacctgctgtagttcacactgacctgctgtagttcacactgacctgctgtctctactgtagttcacactgacctgctgtagttcacactgacctgctgtagttcacactgacctgctgtctctactgtagttcacactgacctgctgtagttcacactgacctgctgtagttcacactgacctgctgtctctactgtagttcacactgacctactgtagttcacactgacctgctgtagttcacactgacctgctgtagttcacactgacctgctgtctctactgtagttcaccctgacctgctgtagttcacactgacctactgtagttcaccctgacctgctgtctctactgtagttcaccctgacctgctgtctctactgtagttcacactgacctgctgtctctactgtagttcacactgacctgctgtagttcacactgacctgctgtagttcacactgacctgctgtctctactgtagttcacactgacctgctgtctctactgtagttcacccTGACcggctgtctctactgtagttcaccctgacctgctgtctctactgtagttcacactgacctgctgtctctactgtagttcacact
Coding sequences within it:
- the LOC109888342 gene encoding RNA-binding protein 26 isoform X2, which encodes MHFKSTVESDFPFKYHSRPVTGVGPASERLLDRIQELTSCDADPSALAKYVVALVKKDKSETELKALCVDQLDVFLQKETQTFVDRLFEAVNSKSYLPQQDHQPGSAGKAEGHLTRTDKDDQRKDEPSREEDRDKKFSRRVNYSPPSSSRYSRDSRRGDDRKRDDRTRKRNDYDRIPPRRDSYRDRYNRRRGRSYSRSRSRSKDRARDRERDRDRSSRSHSRTHSKSRERDAGRSKYEPDRGDRGTEVGAGEGLLPIPTATATFPVPTLSSTITVIAPQGNHSNSIASVTDSWSDFHPDQSLDRPLPPQRKRCRDYDEKGFCMRGDICPFDHGIDPVVVEDVNLPNMFQAPPPIPGVAQPPPGLPPPPGPPPLMTPPPVNLRPPVPLTGSLPPGLPPSLPPGPPHQASGMGAPPGPPHQASGMGAPPGPPHQASGMDAPPSSIANSVPTIVTTGTRPSIPQPPAPLFPPGQYDSDMYNPEDPSLTNTSRPVYRHRVNAQRPNLIGLTMAEDLPHRDRDQMPNRMRIVLDSASRKRSAVSHHGAMQKPWADKPNFNQQNLQGGFHNKNPQNQNQKAPFGSNTKLSVLQIPQGLNNISKLNQHFSKFGTIVNLQVTYGNDPEGALIQFDSHEEAKRALQSPEAVLNNRFIRVLWHCEDEMGQQGMGQQGQQHHQPQPLMVQQPATSLKQSVKDRLGPLPADSSEPNQDSRVASQNDFKSNLSMKERLGFASKPGSTPSGPAGKVFSTSTGLTKTVYNMAALKAAQKTALFAGVAATEEAMKNKQEALRLQQEMRKKKQEILEKHIETQKLLICKLEKNKTMKAGDKAVIMTTLGTLTKSITKLQQEIKGLSNPSGVRGAPKSKAQAQKELLDTELDLYKKTQSGEDTVQLKIRYTQLQLEAAKRGILAPGRGRGAHARGRGGLRARGRGRGGRGRGLPVHSTVDHRPRALEISGFTETDLQDLLPHFAQFGELEDCQIDEPSCLAVITYRSRPEAEQAALHSVRLNGSDLRLSWHKPAVSLTSQEPDEQETDHDEFQEESLIDDALLQDDDEEDDDNEPRPWRR
- the LOC109888342 gene encoding RNA-binding protein 26 isoform X3; translation: MHFKSTVESDFPFKYHSRPVTGVGPASERLLDRIQELTSCDADPSALAKYVVALVKKDKSETELKALCVDQLDVFLQKETQTFVDRLFEAVNSKSYLPQQDHQPGSAGKAEGHLTRTDKDDQRKDEPSREEDRDKKFSRRVNYSPPSSSRYSRDSRRGDDRKRDDRTRKRNDYDRIPPRRDSYRDRYNRRRGRSYSRSRSRSKDRARDRERDRDRSSRSHSRTHSKSRERDAGRSKYEPDRGDRGTEVGAGEGLLPIPTATATFPVPTLSSTITVIAPQGNHSNSIASVTDSWSDFHPDQSLDRPLPPQRKRCRDYDEKGFCMRGDICPFDHGIDPVVVEDVNLPNMFQAPPPIPGVAQPPPGLPPPPGPPPLMTPPPVNLRPPVPLTGSLPPGLPPSLPPGPPHQASGMGAPPGPPHQASGMDAPPSSIANSVPTIVTTGTRPSIPQPPAPLFPPGQYDSDMYNPEDPSLTNTSRPVYRHRVNAQRPNLIGLTMAEDLPHRDRDQMPNRMRIVLDSASRKRSAVSHHGAMQKPWADKPNFNQQNLQGGFHNKNPQNQNQKAPFGSNTKLSVLQIPQGLNNISKLNQHFSKFGTIVNLQVTYGNDPEGALIQFDSHEEAKRALQSPEAVLNNRFIRVLWHCEDEMGQQGMGQQGQQHHQPQPLMQVQQPATSLKQSVKDRLGPLPADSSEPNQDSRVASQNDFKSNLSMKERLGFASKPGSTPSGPAGKVFSTSTGLTKTVYNMAALKAAQKTALFAGVAATEEAMKNKQEALRLQQEMRKKKQEILEKHIETQKLLICKLEKNKTMKAGDKAVIMTTLGTLTKSITKLQQEIKGLSNPSGVRGAPKSKAQAQKELLDTELDLYKKTQSGEDTVQLKIRYTQLQLEAAKRGILAPGRGRGAHARGRGGLRARGRGRGGRGRGLPVHSTVDHRPRALEISGFTETDLQDLLPHFAQFGELEDCQIDEPSCLAVITYRSRPEAEQAALHSVRLNGSDLRLSWHKPAVSLTSQEPDEQETDHDEFQEESLIDDALLQDDDEEDDDNEPRPWRR
- the LOC109888342 gene encoding RNA-binding protein 26 isoform X1 gives rise to the protein MHFKSTVESDFPFKYHSRPVTGVGPASERLLDRIQELTSCDADPSALAKYVVALVKKDKSETELKALCVDQLDVFLQKETQTFVDRLFEAVNSKSYLPQQDHQPGSAGKAEGHLTRTDKDDQRKDEPSREEDRDKKFSRRVNYSPPSSSRYSRDSRRGDDRKRDDRTRKRNDYDRIPPRRDSYRDRYNRRRGRSYSRSRSRSKDRARDRERDRDRSSRSHSRTHSKSRERDAGRSKYEPDRGDRGTEVGAGEGLLPIPTATATFPVPTLSSTITVIAPQGNHSNSIASVTDSWSDFHPDQSLDRPLPPQRKRCRDYDEKGFCMRGDICPFDHGIDPVVVEDVNLPNMFQAPPPIPGVAQPPPGLPPPPGPPPLMTPPPVNLRPPVPLTGSLPPGLPPSLPPGPPHQASGMGAPPGPPHQASGMGAPPGPPHQASGMDAPPSSIANSVPTIVTTGTRPSIPQPPAPLFPPGQYDSDMYNPEDPSLTNTSRPVYRHRVNAQRPNLIGLTMAEDLPHRDRDQMPNRMRIVLDSASRKRSAVSHHGAMQKPWADKPNFNQQNLQGGFHNKNPQNQNQKAPFGSNTKLSVLQIPQGLNNISKLNQHFSKFGTIVNLQVTYGNDPEGALIQFDSHEEAKRALQSPEAVLNNRFIRVLWHCEDEMGQQGMGQQGQQHHQPQPLMQVQQPATSLKQSVKDRLGPLPADSSEPNQDSRVASQNDFKSNLSMKERLGFASKPGSTPSGPAGKVFSTSTGLTKTVYNMAALKAAQKTALFAGVAATEEAMKNKQEALRLQQEMRKKKQEILEKHIETQKLLICKLEKNKTMKAGDKAVIMTTLGTLTKSITKLQQEIKGLSNPSGVRGAPKSKAQAQKELLDTELDLYKKTQSGEDTVQLKIRYTQLQLEAAKRGILAPGRGRGAHARGRGGLRARGRGRGGRGRGLPVHSTVDHRPRALEISGFTETDLQDLLPHFAQFGELEDCQIDEPSCLAVITYRSRPEAEQAALHSVRLNGSDLRLSWHKPAVSLTSQEPDEQETDHDEFQEESLIDDALLQDDDEEDDDNEPRPWRR
- the LOC109888342 gene encoding RNA-binding protein 26 isoform X4 gives rise to the protein MIIENLDSLKTWLFKTLEPICDADPSALAKYVVALVKKDKSETELKALCVDQLDVFLQKETQTFVDRLFEAVNSKSYLPQQDHQPGSAGKAEGHLTRTDKDDQRKDEPSREEDRDKKFSRRVNYSPPSSSRYSRDSRRGDDRKRDDRTRKRNDYDRIPPRRDSYRDRYNRRRGRSYSRSRSRSKDRARDRERDRDRSSRSHSRTHSKSRERDAGRSKYEPDRGDRGTEVGAGEGLLPIPTATATFPVPTLSSTITVIAPQGNHSNSIASVTDSWSDFHPDQSLDRPLPPQRKRCRDYDEKGFCMRGDICPFDHGIDPVVVEDVNLPNMFQAPPPIPGVAQPPPGLPPPPGPPPLMTPPPVNLRPPVPLTGSLPPGLPPSLPPGPPHQASGMGAPPGPPHQASGMGAPPGPPHQASGMDAPPSSIANSVPTIVTTGTRPSIPQPPAPLFPPGQYDSDMYNPEDPSLTNTSRPVYRHRVNAQRPNLIGLTMAEDLPHRDRDQMPNRMRIVLDSASRKRSAVSHHGAMQKPWADKPNFNQQNLQGGFHNKNPQNQNQKAPFGSNTKLSVLQIPQGLNNISKLNQHFSKFGTIVNLQVTYGNDPEGALIQFDSHEEAKRALQSPEAVLNNRFIRVLWHCEDEMGQQGMGQQGQQHHQPQPLMQVQQPATSLKQSVKDRLGPLPADSSEPNQDSRVASQNDFKSNLSMKERLGFASKPGSTPSGPAGKVFSTSTGLTKTVYNMAALKAAQKTALFAGVAATEEAMKNKQEALRLQQEMRKKKQEILEKHIETQKLLICKLEKNKTMKAGDKAVIMTTLGTLTKSITKLQQEIKGLSNPSGVRGAPKSKAQAQKELLDTELDLYKKTQSGEDTVQLKIRYTQLQLEAAKRGILAPGRGRGAHARGRGGLRARGRGRGGRGRGLPVHSTVDHRPRALEISGFTETDLQDLLPHFAQFGELEDCQIDEPSCLAVITYRSRPEAEQAALHSVRLNGSDLRLSWHKPAVSLTSQEPDEQETDHDEFQEESLIDDALLQDDDEEDDDNEPRPWRR
- the LOC109888342 gene encoding RNA-binding protein 26 isoform X5; the protein is MIIENLDSLKTWLFKTLEPICDADPSALAKYVVALVKKDKSETELKALCVDQLDVFLQKETQTFVDRLFEAVNSKSYLPQQDHQPGSAGKAEGHLTRTDKDDQRKDEPSREEDRDKKFSRRVNYSPPSSSRYSRDSRRGDDRKRDDRTRKRNDYDRIPPRRDSYRDRYNRRRGRSYSRSRSRSKDRARDRERDRDRSSRSHSRTHSKSRERDAGRSKYEPDRGDRGTEVGAGEGLLPIPTATATFPVPTLSSTITVIAPQGNHSNSIASVTDSWSDFHPDQSLDRPLPPQRKRCRDYDEKGFCMRGDICPFDHGIDPVVVEDVNLPNMFQAPPPIPGVAQPPPGLPPPPGPPPLMTPPPVNLRPPVPLTGSLPPGLPPSLPPGPPHQASGMGAPPGPPHQASGMGAPPGPPHQASGMDAPPSSIANSVPTIVTTGTRPSIPQPPAPLFPPGQYDSDMYNPEDPSLTNTSRPVYRHRVNAQRPNLIGLTMAEDLPHRDRDQMPNRMRIVLDSASRKRSAVSHHGAMQKPWADKPNFNQQNLQGGFHNKNPQNQNQKAPFGSNTKLSVLQIPQGLNNISKLNQHFSKFGTIVNLQVTYGNDPEGALIQFDSHEEAKRALQSPEAVLNNRFIRVLWHCEDEMGQQGMGQQGQQHHQPQPLMVQQPATSLKQSVKDRLGPLPADSSEPNQDSRVASQNDFKSNLSMKERLGFASKPGSTPSGPAGKVFSTSTGLTKTVYNMAALKAAQKTALFAGVAATEEAMKNKQEALRLQQEMRKKKQEILEKHIETQKLLICKLEKNKTMKAGDKAVIMTTLGTLTKSITKLQQEIKGLSNPSGVRGAPKSKAQAQKELLDTELDLYKKTQSGEDTVQLKIRYTQLQLEAAKRGILAPGRGRGAHARGRGGLRARGRGRGGRGRGLPVHSTVDHRPRALEISGFTETDLQDLLPHFAQFGELEDCQIDEPSCLAVITYRSRPEAEQAALHSVRLNGSDLRLSWHKPAVSLTSQEPDEQETDHDEFQEESLIDDALLQDDDEEDDDNEPRPWRR